DNA sequence from the Parachlamydia acanthamoebae genome:
GAGGCTTCTCACGCCTGATTCTCGCGCATAACCATTGATAATAGCACGTAAAGCATCATTTGTAAAAGACACTTGAGATGCTTTTAGACCCATCGCTTTACGGTTGCGTGGAATTAAGTATTTTTTCGCAATCTCAATTTTTTCCTGCATGATATAGCCAGACAATCGCAAGATATCCATCCGATCTTTTAAAGGCTCAGGAATCGTATCTAAAACGTTCGCTGTCACAATAAAAAGAATGTCGGAGAGATTGCAGCGCACATCGAGGTAGTGATCCAAAAACTCACAGTTTTGTTCGGGATCGAGCACTTCTAGCAAAGCCGAAGCAGGATCTCCTTGATAGCTGCTCCCCATTTTATCTACTTCATCCAACATAATCACTGGATTTGTGGTCTGGCAAAACTTCAATGCTTGAATGAGCTTACCTGGCATAGCCCCAATGTAGGTTCTACGATGCCCTTTCACTTCTGCCTCATCGCGCATACCCCCGACCGAAAAACGATAGAATTTTCGGTTCAAAGAACGAGCAATACTTTTCCCAATACTTGTTTTACCAACTCCTGGAGGACCTACTAAGCAAATGATACTGCCCTTTACCCCACCAGAAAGTTTGCCAACACCAATGAATTCCAAAATACGTTCTTTGATATCTTCTAGACCATAATGGTCTTTAGCTAGAATTTTTTCAGCTTCTTGTAAATCATGTCGCTCTTCGGAATGGATGCCCCAAGGGATAATGGTCAACCAGTCTAAATAACCACGACAAACCGCATACTCTGCAGATTGAGGTTCAAGAGCGCTAAGTTTGTCCATTTCTTCTTTAATGACTTGCAAAACATCTGCAGGAACATTGCGACTTTTAAGGCGTGTTTCAAACTTCTCTCGATCTAAAGACTTATCATCACGCTCAATCCCCAATTCCTTTTTAATGGTTTTGAGTTGTTCACGCAGGAAGAAATCTTTCTGGCTTTTTGAGATGGTCGCTTCAATTTTTTGATTAATATTATTCTGTAAAATGCTTAAATCTAATTCTTTTTTTAACAAGATCAACGCTTTATCAATGCGTCGACCGGGATCGAAAGTCTCTAAAACATCTTGCAGTTCTTCTCTTGAAGCTGTCGTTAAGGCAACTGCAAAGTCCGCCAATTTTCCAGGCTCTGTAAAATCGGAATGCCCCAGAAAAATTTGCAGTTCCTCCTTAAAAAGAGGATTGAGTTTGAGGAGTTCTTTAATTGTGGAAATGATGCTAATGGCATAGGCTTTTAGCTCATTAGTCAAAATAGGACTATCCTCAATATAGGCAACTTTTGCTTTTAGATGAAAAGACTCATCTAATAAAGGCTCTTCGAATTTGATCCTTTTTTCCATATTTAGAATCACCTGAGCACTTCCTTGCTCCATGGGGATAATTCTAAGAATACGTGCCATTACACCAACTTGATACAGTTCATCAAAATTGACTTTATAAATATCGGAATCTTCGAATTTTGTCAGAAAAAGAGCGACACATTTATGATCAGATTTTGCAATTTGCTTTAAAATTTCATAAAATGGACCTGGTTCAATGACAATAGGAGCTGCCATTCCAGGAAAAAATGGGCGGCGTAGTAAGG
Encoded proteins:
- the lon gene encoding endopeptidase La; this encodes MIPENENNPLDVEFENALLESIDKAPKDIKQGSALPNDLYVFPLLRRPFFPGMAAPIVIEPGPFYEILKQIAKSDHKCVALFLTKFEDSDIYKVNFDELYQVGVMARILRIIPMEQGSAQVILNMEKRIKFEEPLLDESFHLKAKVAYIEDSPILTNELKAYAISIISTIKELLKLNPLFKEELQIFLGHSDFTEPGKLADFAVALTTASREELQDVLETFDPGRRIDKALILLKKELDLSILQNNINQKIEATISKSQKDFFLREQLKTIKKELGIERDDKSLDREKFETRLKSRNVPADVLQVIKEEMDKLSALEPQSAEYAVCRGYLDWLTIIPWGIHSEERHDLQEAEKILAKDHYGLEDIKERILEFIGVGKLSGGVKGSIICLVGPPGVGKTSIGKSIARSLNRKFYRFSVGGMRDEAEVKGHRRTYIGAMPGKLIQALKFCQTTNPVIMLDEVDKMGSSYQGDPASALLEVLDPEQNCEFLDHYLDVRCNLSDILFIVTANVLDTIPEPLKDRMDILRLSGYIMQEKIEIAKKYLIPRNRKAMGLKASQVSFTNDALRAIINGYARESGVRSLENNLKKILRKLAVKIVREEQAEVNTKKKKSSKQPTAREKMHRISADSLSEYLGKPVFVSDRFYERTPVGVCMGLAWTALGGATLYIEAIKVASEKTEMKLTGQAGQVMKESSEIAWSYLHSSVHKYAPEYTFFEKSQVHIHIPEGATPKDGPSAGITMVTALLSLLTNTPVLDDLGMTGELTLTGRILGIGGVKEKLVASRRSGLKTLIFPKDNMRDYAELPDYIKKGLTVYFVEHYDEVFQIAFPQRRR